A genome region from Hippopotamus amphibius kiboko isolate mHipAmp2 chromosome 1, mHipAmp2.hap2, whole genome shotgun sequence includes the following:
- the LOC130833039 gene encoding olfactory receptor 2A12-like: MWMPPGQNQSWVSEFILLGFSSDPTTNRILFIAFLLLYLSSVLGNGLIVTLICLDMHLHTPMYFFLCILSQLDMGYVTTTMPQMLVHLLTQSQTISFAGCWLQMYVFGALGLTECILFVVMAYDRYVAICYPLRYTVILSWGLCTWLSAGTCACGFFFSLIHTFLTMRLPYCGPNMVNHYFCEGPSVRSLACMDTRLIEMVDLVISVFMVVAPLSLIVASYICIAQAILKIKSNQARCKAFSTCASHLTVVTFFYCPATYIYIRPNSSYSPEQDKQISLFYNVFTALLNPVVYTLRNKDIKRAFLKVMGRGTGAW, translated from the coding sequence ATGTGGATGCCTCCAGGGCAGAACCAAAGCTGGGTTTCTGAATTTATCCTGCTTGGCTTCTCCAGTGACCCCACAACAAACAGGATCCTCTTCATTGCCTTCCTTCTCCTTTACCTGAGCTCAGTCCTTGGCAATGGGCTCATCGTCACCCTGATATGCCTGGACATGCATCTCCAcactcccatgtacttcttcctctgtATCCTCTCCCAACTGGATATGGGCTATGTCACCACCACCATGCCCCAGATGTTGGTGCATCTTCTCACTCAATCTCAGACCATCTcctttgctggctgttggctacAAATGTATGTGTTTGGTGCTCTTGGCTTGACTGAGTGCATTCTCTTTGTAGTCATGGCTTATGACCGATACGTGGCCATCTGTTACCCACTGCGTTATACTGTGATCCTTAGCTGGGGCCTGTGCACATGGCTGTCAGCTGGGACCTGTGCCTGTGGTTTCTTCTTCTCTCTGATCCATACTTTTCTCACCATGAGGCTGCCATACTGTGGGCCCAACATGGTCAACCACTACTTCTGTGAGGGTCCCTCAGTGCGAAGCTTGGCTTGCATGGATACCCGCCTCATTGAGATGGTGGACCTGGTCATCAGTGTTTTCATGGTTGTTGCCCCACTCTCCCTCATTGTGGCCTCCTACATCTGTATTGCCCAGGCCATTCTCAAGATCAAGTCCAACCAGGCCCGCTGCAAGGCTTTTTCCACCTGTGCTTCCCATTTGACCGTGGTCACATTCTTCTATTGTCCAGCCACCTACATCTACATAAGGCCCAATTCAAGCTATTCCCCTGAGCAAGACAAGCAGATCTCACTCTTCTATAATGTCTTCACTGCCCTGCTTAACCCTGTGGTCTACACTCTGAGGAACAAGGACATTAAGAGGGCTTTTCTCAAAGTGATGGGGAGGGGAACAGGTGCCTGGTGA
- the LOC130833559 gene encoding olfactory receptor 2A12-like, which translates to MWMPPGQNQSWVSEFILLGFSSDPMTNRILFIAFLLLYLSSVLGNGFIVTLICLDMHLHTPMYFFLCILSQLDMGSVTTTMPQMLVHLLTQSQTISFAGCWLQMYVFGALGLCECILFVVMAYDRYVAICYPLRYTVILSHGLCTRLSAGTYACGFFFSLIHTFLTMRLPYCGPNMVNHYFCEGPSVRSLACMDTRLIEMVDLVISVFMVVAPLSLIVASYIRIVQAILKIKSNQARCKVFSTCASHLTVITFFYGPAIYIYIRPNSSYSPEQDKQISLFYNVFTALLNPVVYTLRNKDIKRAFLKVMGRGTGAW; encoded by the coding sequence ATGTGGATGCCTCCAGGGCAGAACCAAAGCTGGGTTTCTGAATTTATCCTGCTTGGCTTCTCCAGTGACCCCATGACAAACAGGATCCTCTTCATTGCCTTCCTTCTCCTTTACCTGAGCTCAGTCCTTGGCAACGGGTTCATTGTCACCCTAATATGCCTGGACATGCATCTCCAcactcccatgtacttcttcctctgcatcctctcccaGCTGGATATGGGCTCTGTCACTACCACCATGCCCCAGATGTTGGTGCATCTTCTCACTCAATCTCAGACCATCTcctttgctggctgttggctacAAATGTATGTGTTTGGTGCCCTGGGCCTGTGTGAGTGCATTCTCTTTGTAGTCATGGCTTATGACCGATACGTGGCCATCTGTTACCCACTGCGTTATACTGTGATCCTTAGCCATGGCCTGTGCACACGGCTGTCAGCTGGGACCTATGCCTGTGGTTTCTTCTTCTCTCTGATCCATACTTTTCTCACCATGAGGCTGCCATACTGTGGGCCCAACATGGTCAACCACTACTTCTGTGAGGGTCCCTCAGTGCGAAGCTTGGCTTGCATGGATACCCGCCTCATTGAGATGGTGGACCTGGTCATCAGTGTTTTCATGGTTGTTGCCCCACTCTCTCTCATTGTGGCCTCCTACATCCGTATTGTCCAGGCCATTCTCAAGATCAAGTCCAACCAGGCCCGCTGCAAGGTTTTCTCCACCTGTGCTTCCCACCTGACCGTGATCACATTCTTCTATGGTCCAGCCATCTACATCTACATAAGGCCCAATTCAAGCTATTCCCCTGAGCAAGACAAGCAGATCTCACTCTTCTATAATGTCTTCACTGCCCTGCTTAACCCTGTGGTCTACACTCTGAGGAACAAGGACATTAAGAGGGCTTTTCTCAAAGTGATGGGGAGGGGAACAGGTGCCTGGTGA